In Aegilops tauschii subsp. strangulata cultivar AL8/78 chromosome 3, Aet v6.0, whole genome shotgun sequence, one genomic interval encodes:
- the LOC120975410 gene encoding uncharacterized protein: MWTGTGGGPPPTERASWWTCLVLTAESLLTTPVFETMRNCFGNVQASFSRTMVIFCEAWNTRTKNIIDFRLLSPGDEDDASNGQQDSAATNATIDGKERSTWQAAADNAEDDDTKQLQPMSPPNETSDDVVDFEKVLRFCRPGPSVELLAVYPYFPFVGKIAVFDENGGQFVYHQEEGENPKLDSEGNLVLTGPFETISGFGSGVMKIEIPDRSGPGITDTATLVFGDRPRGDDKYEDRIITTKYGRRPVVSHVLMKEGLGVHVQVSLRLFGDDTFQTIHLHGQITAHNRIFEDESVLLFLCGEEEKVQLTPSAGSNGSVILQPMQRFIVTVPINPQPFLTIKVRLNVTTPSNEGVPIPFEGDVEFPLDWDHRIRTISTNHGEVKVSITYN; the protein is encoded by the exons ATGTGGACAGGGACCGGCGGGGGGCCACCGCCGACGGAAAGAGCGTCCTGGTGGACGTGTTTG GTACTCACCGCCGAGTCTCTCTTGACGACTCCAGTCTTTGAAACAATGAGGAATTGTTTCGGCAATGTGCAG GCATCCTTCTCAAGAACAATGGTGATTTTTTGTGAGGCTTGGAACACAAGAACAAAAAATATAATAGATTTCCGTTTGCTTTCACCTGGCGATGAGGATGATGCTAGCAATGGGCAGCAAGATTCGGCAGCTACTAATGCTACTATTGATGGCAAAGAGCGATCGACGTGGCAAGCGGCTGCTGACAATGCCGAGGATGATGACACTAAGCAACTGCAACCAATGTCGCCACCTAATGAAACCAGTGATGATGTGGTTGACTTTGAGAAAGTCTTACGTTTTTGCCGACCTGGACCATCGGTGGAGCTATTGGCTGTGTATCCATACTTTCCCTTTGTTGGGAAAATCGCTGTCTTTGACGAGAATGGTGGTCAGTTTGTCTACCACCAAGAAGAAGGAGAAAATCCCAAACTTGACTCTGAG GGCAATTTGGTGCTCACGGGGCCATTCGAAACCATCTCAGGATTTGGTTCTGGTGTCATGAAAATTGAAATCCCTGACAGAAGCGGACCTGGTATTACTGACACTGCTACTCTAGTTTTTGGAGATCGCCCACGTGGGGATGACAAGTATGAAGATCGCATTATCACAACAAAGTATGGCCGCCGCCCCGTTGTGTCACATGTGTTGATGAAGGAAGGCTTGGGGGTCCATGTGCAGGTCAGCCTCCGCCTCTTTGGTGACGATACATTTCAGACAATCCATTTGCACGGTCAAATCACTGCGCATAACCGGATCTTCGAGGATGAAAGTGTGTTGCTCTTTCTCTGTGGGGAGGAGGAGAAGGTGCAGCTCACCCCCTCTGCTGGCAGCAATGGTAGTGTGATCCTACAGCCAATGCAGCGGTTCATTGTTACGGTGCCCATCAATCCACAGCCATTTCTTACAATTAAGGTACGGTTGAATGTGACAACTCCAAGCAACGAGGGGGTTCCCATCCCCTTTGAAGGTGATGTTGAGTTCCCTCTTGACTGGGACCATAGAATTCGGACAATCAGCACAAACCACGGTGAGGTGAAAGTCAGTATCACGTACAATTGA